In Sphingomonas sp. R1, a single genomic region encodes these proteins:
- a CDS encoding NAD-dependent epimerase/dehydratase family protein encodes MIVVTGSSGVLGRALVRALNDRGEAVTALASSDVDLRDRAATRSILGDLRPAKIFHLAAKVHGLGGNSAFQGEMFADNARINMNVIDAALEIGCEKFVGISTVAIYASEAPKPVSEESIWDGPPHRSERAYGQAKRAMLAQLEAYQAQYGLRFAYPIMTNIYGPHDRFDSVHGHVVPSLVAKFYAASQRDEPVEVWGTGRAERDFLFASDAADALVRVGDQMEGPVNVATGSTVPIRTVVEILAAHSGVSDVRWDSTKPDGQLERSYDVAKLKSVGFEAATSIKAGLEQTYDWYAANVANVRR; translated from the coding sequence ATGATTGTTGTGACGGGTAGCTCTGGGGTTCTTGGGCGTGCGCTTGTCCGGGCGTTGAACGACCGAGGTGAAGCGGTCACGGCGCTCGCCTCATCTGATGTGGACCTGCGGGATCGCGCAGCGACGCGCTCCATTCTTGGCGACCTCCGGCCAGCGAAGATCTTCCATCTTGCAGCGAAAGTTCATGGCCTTGGCGGTAACTCCGCGTTCCAGGGGGAGATGTTCGCGGATAACGCGCGCATCAATATGAACGTCATCGACGCCGCACTGGAGATCGGCTGCGAGAAATTCGTCGGCATCAGCACCGTGGCGATCTACGCCTCGGAGGCGCCAAAGCCGGTGTCTGAGGAGTCGATCTGGGATGGTCCGCCCCATCGGTCCGAGCGGGCCTATGGCCAAGCGAAGCGGGCGATGCTGGCACAGTTGGAGGCGTATCAGGCGCAGTACGGTTTGCGCTTTGCCTACCCGATCATGACCAACATCTACGGGCCGCACGATCGGTTCGATTCAGTTCATGGCCATGTCGTGCCGTCGCTCGTCGCGAAGTTCTACGCCGCGTCTCAGCGCGATGAGCCGGTGGAGGTCTGGGGGACCGGTCGGGCCGAACGCGATTTCCTGTTCGCCAGCGATGCGGCCGATGCGCTTGTCCGGGTCGGAGACCAGATGGAGGGGCCGGTCAATGTTGCCACCGGCAGCACCGTTCCGATTCGAACGGTCGTCGAGATCCTCGCGGCGCACTCCGGCGTCAGTGATGTCCGTTGGGACTCCACGAAGCCCGACGGGCAGCTTGAGCGCAGCTACGACGTGGCGAAACTGAAGTCGGTCGGCTTCGAGGCAGCCACGTCGATCAAGGCCGGCCTTGAGCAGACCTATGACTGGTATGCCGCCAACGTCGCAAACGTGCGTCGGTGA
- a CDS encoding glycosyltransferase family 61 protein yields the protein MDAVTLLYRTKAAQKADLKRKTMALRTALAIVGEIDPTVSEHEFLHRSASVIGTVFGGGGYDSYVTTALSALSWFEPDLDVQLAALLNAAALQMNFQTRTFLDGAQAVIYYGDERYFPIAMLHGNATLGLYVGDAQKETVLPLWANKSPTLELNPGQVHYVTPELVPVYQTANGGSHTSAVMIVHPNGADGEFSVPAKFDYIADTVGVATIYCIAGSAEMIAAAAVQLEAQYPDVRTDLKLYALREQRGLEYRAILMFTGLPGLPDIVLEPGISKSLTLGPGLVEQPGEMESLSYGENSIAGIRNVHGVGPDASLGNGIWERTSVKSPFYLASSAPLPLEARERLSDEFDIFHSVLRVCDGMLIPSQDPGHATFLAARANGEIIKGYGSDADATPLAAAATVDDAGVRRYQLHRPRLRRVRGSAMPLMFTPMLHKWHSHFMIQCLPRVRIARDLGEDMAILIPHDLRRKQVEMLQLLGIGESQLVRMQPNELIQADRLYVPLPWRLGFTAYNTAVYDEIAGQIETALISTPKRILISRESRKTWRNLINYDTIRQMLVQDFGFEEISPEKLTLAEEVAVYANADIVVGAEGAGMYGAVFSGKKTKYITICDEDYVMPMLSNIAVVRGFEVGYVFGESMRSDGDLYRRLPYGHADFVVDVELLRRAVEFAIA from the coding sequence ATGGATGCTGTTACGCTCCTGTATCGTACCAAGGCCGCGCAAAAAGCGGATTTGAAGCGCAAGACGATGGCGCTTCGAACTGCCTTGGCTATTGTTGGCGAGATCGATCCGACTGTATCGGAACACGAATTTCTCCACCGCTCGGCATCCGTCATCGGTACGGTTTTCGGTGGTGGCGGATATGACAGCTACGTTACGACTGCACTGTCCGCGCTTTCTTGGTTTGAGCCAGATCTCGACGTGCAGCTTGCGGCGTTGTTGAATGCCGCCGCACTGCAGATGAACTTCCAGACGCGAACGTTCCTCGATGGAGCACAAGCGGTCATCTACTATGGGGACGAGCGATATTTTCCCATTGCGATGCTTCACGGCAATGCCACGCTTGGATTGTACGTAGGTGACGCGCAGAAGGAGACCGTGCTGCCGTTATGGGCCAACAAGAGCCCGACTCTGGAGCTCAATCCCGGCCAAGTGCACTACGTCACACCCGAGCTCGTGCCGGTGTATCAAACTGCCAATGGTGGGTCGCATACTAGCGCCGTCATGATCGTTCACCCGAATGGGGCTGATGGCGAGTTCTCGGTTCCCGCCAAGTTTGACTATATCGCGGATACGGTCGGCGTGGCGACGATCTACTGCATCGCGGGATCGGCGGAAATGATTGCCGCCGCAGCAGTGCAGCTCGAGGCACAATATCCCGATGTCCGTACGGACTTGAAGCTGTATGCGCTGCGTGAGCAACGGGGGCTGGAATATCGGGCGATCCTGATGTTCACCGGTTTGCCCGGGCTGCCGGACATTGTTCTCGAGCCGGGTATTTCCAAGAGCCTCACCCTCGGCCCCGGATTGGTGGAACAGCCAGGGGAGATGGAGAGCCTGAGCTACGGCGAAAACTCGATCGCCGGCATACGCAATGTGCACGGCGTGGGGCCCGATGCATCCCTCGGCAACGGCATCTGGGAGCGAACATCCGTCAAATCGCCCTTCTATCTCGCCTCGAGTGCGCCATTACCGCTGGAGGCGCGCGAGCGATTGTCGGACGAGTTCGACATCTTCCACTCCGTGCTCCGCGTTTGCGACGGCATGCTGATCCCCTCCCAAGATCCGGGCCATGCTACGTTTCTTGCCGCCCGAGCGAACGGTGAGATCATCAAGGGCTATGGCAGCGACGCGGATGCCACGCCGCTTGCGGCCGCGGCGACGGTGGACGACGCCGGGGTGCGGCGGTACCAACTTCACCGTCCACGTTTGCGACGCGTGCGAGGATCGGCGATGCCGCTGATGTTCACGCCGATGCTGCACAAGTGGCATTCCCACTTCATGATACAGTGCCTTCCCCGCGTCCGCATTGCGCGGGATCTGGGCGAAGACATGGCGATCCTAATTCCGCATGATCTGCGCCGGAAGCAGGTGGAGATGCTTCAGTTGCTCGGCATAGGCGAATCACAACTTGTCAGGATGCAGCCGAACGAACTGATCCAAGCAGATCGGCTGTATGTTCCGCTGCCTTGGCGACTGGGCTTTACTGCGTACAATACGGCAGTTTACGACGAGATCGCAGGGCAGATCGAAACGGCGTTGATCTCGACGCCCAAGAGGATCCTGATCAGTCGGGAGTCGCGCAAGACGTGGCGCAATCTGATTAATTACGATACCATTCGCCAGATGCTGGTGCAGGACTTCGGCTTTGAGGAAATTTCCCCGGAGAAGCTGACGCTGGCAGAGGAAGTGGCGGTGTATGCCAACGCCGACATCGTTGTGGGTGCCGAAGGCGCTGGTATGTACGGCGCGGTTTTCTCCGGCAAGAAAACCAAGTATATCACGATCTGCGACGAAGATTACGTCATGCCGATGCTGAGCAACATCGCGGTCGTTCGCGGGTTCGAGGTTGGCTATGTCTTCGGCGAGAGCATGCGTTCGGA